From the genome of Hymenobacter gelipurpurascens:
ACTTCTGGCAATGGTGCCTTGAATTTTTTGGGCGAGACGCAAATCCAGTCCCATTCGCCGCTTAGCGGGTAAGCGCCGCTGGTTTCAATCCAGTTCTGGCACCCGGCCGCGTGCAAAGCTGCCGTGAGGTGGCCTAGGTTATGCATGAGGGGCTCGCCCCCCGTAATAACCACGTTGCGCCCGGCGTGGGCAGTAGTAGTGGCGACAATATCTGGAATAGATACCCGCGGATGCGCGTCAGCATCCCAGGATTCTTTCACATCACACCATACGCAGCCTACGTCGCAACCACCCAGGCGGACGAAGTAGGCAGCGCGGCCGGTGTTGTAGCCTTCGCCCTGAATGGTGTAAAACTGCTCCATCACGGGCAGTGCAGGTGCCGGAGCCCCACCTGTCGGGGCCACCGACGCAATAGGAAGTTCGTGCAGCAAAATAGGGTATTCTAAAAACGACAAACCGGGCCGTCAGATGGGCAGAAACCAGGAGCTTCCATTGCCTTTTCTAACGGCCCGACTTTAAAAGTAGTACAACGCCTTGAAATCTAAAAGCCTGAAGCAGCTTTGATTGGATTTTACAAGGTAAACCAACGATGCAGGCTTATTACCAGGCAGGCCTAGGCCAGCGTACTGGCCTAGGCCTGTTTCGGATACACTTCCCCTTTAGCAGCCCGCAGGGTATTGAGCAAGAGCATGGCAATGGTCATGGGACCCACGCCACCCGGAACCGGAGTAATGTAGGAGGTAAGCGGCGCAACTTCAGCAAAGTTAACGTCGCCTTTCAGGGCCCAGCCCGACTTCTTGGTGGCATCCTCTACCCGGGTGGTGCCCACATCAATAACCACCGCACCCGGCTTCACCATATCGGCCGTTACGAACTCCGGTCGGCCTAGGGCAGCCACCAGAATGTCAGCGGTACGGGTGATTTCGGCCAGGTTCTGTGTGCGCGAATGACATAAAGTAACCGTGCAGTTTCCAGGCTCTAAGTTCTTAGCCAACAGTATGCTAACCGGTGTTCCAACAATATTCGAACGACCAATAACCACGCAGTGCTTGCCATCCGTCACAAGTTCGTAGCGGCGCAACAGCTCCACAATACCCGAAGGCGTGGCAGGCAGCAAGGCCGGTAGGCCTGCCACCATCCGCCCAATATTCATTGGGTGAAAGCCATCCACATCCTTTTCGGGCATTACCGCTTCAATCACCTTGTTGGTATCGATATGGCGCGGTAAGGGCAACTGCACAATGAAGCCATCAATCTCAGGGTCGTGGTTGAGCTCCTCTACTTTGGCCAATAGCTCAGCCTCCGTAATGGTGTCCTCGTAGCGGAGCAGCGTGCTCTCGAACCCTACCCGTTCGCAGGCAAGTACTTTGTTGCGGACGTAGGTTTCGGAACCGCCATCGTGGCCTACCAGAATGGCGGCCAAGTGTGGCACCTTATGGCCAGCTGCTTTCAGCTGGGTTACCTCCGCAGCAATTTCTTCTTTGATAGCCTCTGCGGTTTGCTTTCCGTCGATGAGGCGGTAGGTGGTAGCTTCGGGCGCTGTGGTCATGCGAACGTGTATGTGGTTAGTCCTGAGTTGGTGCTTTCTTTTCCTTATGCGCTGCAATAGCGGCATGGCCAGCGGCCATTAGGGCTTTCTCCATCGTAGGCCAGTCATCCCTCCACCGGAATTTGTGCTCTTGCCCTTTGCGGATCTTTTCTAGCTGCTCCTCGGAGGTACAGTTCTTGGTGAGTTTGTCTGGCATTTGATTGACGATAAAATCATAGCACGCCGTGTCAAGAAGTGTATGAGTGAAAAAAAGGAGATACAGGCACAAAAAAAACGCGCCTTTGTGAGGCGCGTTTCACTCTTTAATCGATTTTCAAGACGGCCAGGAAGGCCTCTTGAGGAATTTCTACGGAACCCACTTGGCGCATCCGCTTCTTGCCTTCTTTCTGCTTTTCAAGCAGTTTGCGCTTCCGGCTAATGTCGCCGCCGTAGCACTTGGCAATTACGTTTTTGCGCAGGGCCTTCACGGTTTCCCGCGAAATGATTTTTTGCCCGATGCTGGCCTGAATGGCTATTTCGAACTGCTGGCGTGGAAGGAGCTCCCGGAGCTTTTCGCAGAGGCGGCGGCCCCATTCATAGCTCTTGGAGCGGTGCACGATGGCCGACAACGCATCGACCTTCTCTCCGTTCAGCATGATATCGAGCTTCACCATATCCGACTCACGGAAACCGATCAGCTCGTAATCCAGGGAGGCGTATCCGCGCGAAATAGTCTTGAGCTTATCGAAGAAGTCGAACACGATTTCCGACAGCGGCAGCTCAAACGACAGCTCCACTCGCTCACTGGTCAGGTAGCTCTGGCCTTTGATGATGCCGCGCTTTTCCATACACAGCGTGATGATGGGACCTACATAGTCGGCAGCCGTGATAATCTGGGCCTTGATGTAGGGCTCTTCAATCAGCTTGATCATGTTCGGCTCCGGCATTTCGCTTGGGGCGTTGATGGTCAGGAGCTGATCTTTGGTGCCGGTGGCGTGGAACTGCACCGACGGCACAGTGGTAATTACCGTCATGTTGAACTCGCGCTCCAGGCGCTCCTGCACGATTTCCATATGCAGCATGCCCAGGAAGCCGCAACGGAAACCGAAGCCTAGGGCAACGGATGTTTCGGGTTCCCATACCAGCGAGGCATCGTTGAGCTGCAGCTTTTCCATGCACGAGCGGAGTTCCTCGTACTCGGTGGTATCCACAGGGTAGATACCGGCAAATACCATCGGTTTCACATCGGCAAAGCCCTGAATGGCTTCAGCGGTAGGCCTGGCCACGTGCGTGATGGTATCACCCACCTTTACTTCGCGGGCCTCTTTGATACCTGAAATCAGGTAGCCTACGTTGCCGGCGCTCATTTCCAGGCGCGGTTCCTGGTTGAGGCCCAGGATACCGATTTCATCGGCGCCGTATTCCTTGCCGGTGGCCATGAAGCGGAGCTTATCGCCCTTTTTCATGGTGCCGTTCTTGATGCGAAACAGAACCTCGATGCCGCGATACGAGTTGAAAACGGAGTCGAAAATAAGGGCCTGCAAAGGCGCTTCCGGGTCGCCGGCCGGAGCCGGAATCCGCTCACAGATAGCGTTCAGGATGGCTTCAATGCCGATGCCCGATTTACCCGAGGCCGGAATGATTTCGTCCCGGTCGCAGCCGATGAGGTCCACAATCTCGTCTGACACCTCCTCCGGCATGGAGTGGGGCAAGTCGATTTTGTTGAGAACCGGGATGATGGTCAGGTCGGAGCCGATGGCCAGGTACAAGTTCGAAATCGTCTGGGCCTCGATGCCCTGCGACGAGTCCACAATCAGCAAAGCGCCTTCGCAGGCGGCAATGGAGCGGGATACTTCGTAGCTGAAATCGACGTGACCGGGCGTATCGATTAGGTTGAGCGTGTAGATTTCCCCTTTGTAGGGGTACTGCATCTGGATGGCGTGGCTCTTGATGGTAATGCCTCGCTCCCGCTCCAAATCCATGTTGTCGAGAAGCTGAGCTTGCATATCGCGCTTCGAGACGGTGCTGGTAAATTCCAGCAGGCGGTCGGCCAAGGTACTCTTACCGTGGTCGATGTGGGCGATGATGCAGAAATTGCGGATGTTCTTCACTAGAGGCGGTTTTTTCCGAAGGCGAAGGTACGCAAAATGGCCGCAAAAAGCTAATGGAGGCCCTTGGCACTTCCGCGCATGCCGCTAGGCCACTTGCGGTATCGGGCATATTTCGTTGCCTTACAGAAGCCATATTTTCCGACAAAAGACTGTGTGGGGAGTGGCCTAGCGCTTGGTCCCGACTAACGCTACTGGCAAATACGGGCGCTCAACTGTGCTATAGTCGCAAAGAGGCGCTGTATCGTCTCAACTGTGCCCGGCGCAATAGCCGAAGCCCCAGGAAACCCGTTGTTTGGTGGAAATCCTTCCTAACCAAACTACCAAAATCATTATGGGAATTACCCTCGAACAAGCACAGGCCGCCCTTCATGCAGCCCATCAAAAGTCTATGGACATGGGCCTCAAGATGAATATTGCAGTGGTGGACGCCGGCGCTAACCTCACCGCCTTTATCCGGATGGACGACGCCTGGCTGGGCTCA
Proteins encoded in this window:
- a CDS encoding 7-carboxy-7-deazaguanine synthase QueE, with the protein product MEQFYTIQGEGYNTGRAAYFVRLGGCDVGCVWCDVKESWDADAHPRVSIPDIVATTTAHAGRNVVITGGEPLMHNLGHLTAALHAAGCQNWIETSGAYPLSGEWDWICVSPKKFKAPLPEVLAAAHELKIIVFNKSDFAWAEQHAALVSPSCRLYLQPEWSKVSQMMPLIVDYVKENPKWQVSLQTHKFLDIP
- a CDS encoding bifunctional 5,10-methylenetetrahydrofolate dehydrogenase/5,10-methenyltetrahydrofolate cyclohydrolase; protein product: MTTAPEATTYRLIDGKQTAEAIKEEIAAEVTQLKAAGHKVPHLAAILVGHDGGSETYVRNKVLACERVGFESTLLRYEDTITEAELLAKVEELNHDPEIDGFIVQLPLPRHIDTNKVIEAVMPEKDVDGFHPMNIGRMVAGLPALLPATPSGIVELLRRYELVTDGKHCVVIGRSNIVGTPVSILLAKNLEPGNCTVTLCHSRTQNLAEITRTADILVAALGRPEFVTADMVKPGAVVIDVGTTRVEDATKKSGWALKGDVNFAEVAPLTSYITPVPGGVGPMTIAMLLLNTLRAAKGEVYPKQA
- the lepA gene encoding translation elongation factor 4, which codes for MKNIRNFCIIAHIDHGKSTLADRLLEFTSTVSKRDMQAQLLDNMDLERERGITIKSHAIQMQYPYKGEIYTLNLIDTPGHVDFSYEVSRSIAACEGALLIVDSSQGIEAQTISNLYLAIGSDLTIIPVLNKIDLPHSMPEEVSDEIVDLIGCDRDEIIPASGKSGIGIEAILNAICERIPAPAGDPEAPLQALIFDSVFNSYRGIEVLFRIKNGTMKKGDKLRFMATGKEYGADEIGILGLNQEPRLEMSAGNVGYLISGIKEAREVKVGDTITHVARPTAEAIQGFADVKPMVFAGIYPVDTTEYEELRSCMEKLQLNDASLVWEPETSVALGFGFRCGFLGMLHMEIVQERLEREFNMTVITTVPSVQFHATGTKDQLLTINAPSEMPEPNMIKLIEEPYIKAQIITAADYVGPIITLCMEKRGIIKGQSYLTSERVELSFELPLSEIVFDFFDKLKTISRGYASLDYELIGFRESDMVKLDIMLNGEKVDALSAIVHRSKSYEWGRRLCEKLRELLPRQQFEIAIQASIGQKIISRETVKALRKNVIAKCYGGDISRKRKLLEKQKEGKKRMRQVGSVEIPQEAFLAVLKID